From the genome of Thiohalorhabdus sp. Cl-TMA, one region includes:
- a CDS encoding 6-phosphofructokinase encodes MRLGILTGGGDAPGLNAVIRAVVRAAMRTYGWPAVLGIPEGFKGLVERIDPIELTPYTTRGLINEGGTILHTTNRANPFQYPVGDDQYADCSDTAVARIAELGIDALVVLGGDGSLSIAHRLAEKGVTVIGTPKTIDNDIPGTELCFGHMTAVSTATDALDRLHTTAESHHRIMVVELMGRYAGWITLRAGIAGAADAILIPELPFDADSLCEQVKERAREGATFSIIAVAEGAKPKGGDVSVLQEGSGVYQPQLGGIGTQVAEKLRGVTRLETRVTVLGHVQRGGSPVAQDRLLATQYGVSAVDALARGEHSCMVAYNRERIGTVPLEQVAGGFRPVPLDHPLLEAARQVGTLMAE; translated from the coding sequence ATGCGTCTCGGCATTCTCACGGGCGGGGGGGACGCCCCCGGCCTAAACGCCGTCATCCGCGCGGTCGTCCGGGCCGCCATGCGTACTTACGGCTGGCCCGCGGTTCTCGGCATTCCCGAGGGATTCAAGGGCCTCGTGGAACGGATCGATCCCATCGAGCTTACCCCCTATACCACGCGCGGACTAATCAACGAGGGAGGCACCATCCTCCACACCACCAACCGCGCCAATCCCTTCCAGTATCCGGTAGGCGACGACCAGTACGCGGACTGTTCGGACACGGCGGTGGCGCGCATAGCAGAGCTGGGAATAGACGCCCTGGTGGTGCTCGGCGGTGACGGCTCCCTGAGCATCGCGCACCGCCTGGCGGAGAAGGGGGTGACGGTGATCGGCACCCCCAAAACCATCGACAACGACATCCCGGGCACCGAGCTGTGCTTCGGCCACATGACGGCCGTGAGCACGGCCACCGACGCGCTCGACCGCCTGCACACCACCGCGGAGAGCCACCACCGCATCATGGTGGTTGAGCTCATGGGCCGCTATGCGGGCTGGATCACCCTGCGGGCCGGAATCGCCGGCGCGGCGGACGCCATCCTGATACCCGAGCTGCCTTTCGACGCGGATTCCCTGTGCGAACAGGTCAAGGAGCGCGCCCGGGAAGGCGCCACCTTCAGCATCATCGCCGTTGCGGAGGGGGCCAAGCCCAAGGGAGGGGACGTTTCGGTGCTCCAGGAAGGCTCCGGGGTCTATCAGCCCCAGCTCGGCGGCATCGGCACACAGGTGGCCGAGAAGCTGCGCGGGGTCACCCGGCTGGAAACCCGGGTCACGGTCCTGGGCCATGTCCAGCGCGGCGGTAGCCCGGTGGCCCAGGACCGGCTGCTGGCCACCCAATACGGGGTGTCCGCCGTCGATGCGCTGGCGCGGGGCGAGCACAGCTGTATGGTCGCCTACAACCGGGAGCGGATCGGTACCGTTCCCCTGGAACAGGTGGCCGGCGGATTCCGCCCTGTCCCACTGGACCATCCGCTCCTGGAAGCTGCCCGGCAGGTGGGCACCCTGATGGCCGAATAG
- a CDS encoding L-threonylcarbamoyladenylate synthase, whose amino-acid sequence MRTIEIRPESVHPRTMEQVADALRDREAVIAFPTDTGYAFGCAPGAAQALKRIQRIRGLNAGHTWTLLCGDESCLGTYARMDTPIFRQIKRVVPGPYTFVFEATAEVPRQLQQKNRRTIGIRISADPVVQALVQALGTPLVTTTARLAGDEWAFEDAASIGEECGDSIDLLLDAGPVPPNPSTVVDLTPEDPEILRYGAGDPGPFGG is encoded by the coding sequence ATGCGAACCATCGAGATCCGTCCCGAGTCGGTTCATCCACGCACCATGGAGCAGGTGGCCGACGCCCTCCGGGATCGGGAAGCGGTTATCGCTTTCCCCACGGATACCGGTTATGCCTTCGGCTGCGCACCGGGGGCCGCCCAGGCCCTGAAGCGCATCCAGCGGATCCGGGGGCTGAACGCCGGCCATACCTGGACCCTGCTTTGCGGAGACGAGTCCTGCCTGGGAACCTATGCCCGCATGGACACCCCGATTTTCCGGCAGATCAAGCGGGTGGTCCCGGGTCCCTACACCTTCGTATTCGAGGCCACCGCCGAGGTTCCCCGCCAGCTCCAGCAGAAGAATCGCCGGACCATCGGCATCCGGATCTCCGCCGACCCGGTGGTCCAGGCCCTGGTCCAGGCCCTGGGGACACCCCTGGTGACCACCACCGCACGCCTAGCGGGGGACGAATGGGCCTTCGAGGACGCGGCGAGCATCGGCGAGGAATGCGGCGACAGCATCGACCTGCTGCTCGATGCGGGGCCCGTGCCGCCCAATCCGTCCACGGTGGTGGATCTGACCCCGGAGGATCCGGAAATCCTCCGCTACGGCGCGGGGGATCCCGGACCTTTCGGCGGCTAG
- a CDS encoding NADPH-dependent FMN reductase, with amino-acid sequence MAYLILEGSARPDSRTGLVARHLAGALEETAGQAVQRLQPGSHLDALMDGTVAGGPVEAFRPVVERVGAAEGVILVTPEYHGSYSAVVKLVLDNLGYPSVLRGKPVGVVALGAARFAGTRAADALLSVLAHIRARPFGRYLFFPAIQEQLSEAGDLHNPELQAEVADYIAEFHHFCSCTHEAERRSVS; translated from the coding sequence ATGGCGTATCTGATACTGGAAGGGTCGGCCCGTCCCGATAGCCGGACGGGGCTGGTGGCCCGCCATCTGGCCGGCGCGCTGGAGGAAACCGCCGGCCAGGCCGTGCAGCGCTTGCAACCGGGATCGCACCTCGATGCGCTCATGGACGGCACCGTGGCCGGAGGGCCGGTGGAGGCCTTCCGCCCCGTGGTGGAGCGGGTGGGGGCCGCCGAGGGCGTGATCCTGGTCACCCCCGAATACCACGGCAGCTATTCCGCGGTGGTCAAGCTGGTGCTCGACAACCTGGGCTATCCTTCCGTGCTGCGGGGCAAGCCCGTGGGCGTGGTGGCCCTGGGCGCGGCCCGCTTCGCCGGCACGCGCGCCGCGGATGCCCTGCTCTCGGTACTGGCCCATATTCGCGCCCGGCCTTTCGGGCGCTACCTGTTCTTCCCGGCGATCCAGGAGCAGCTCTCCGAGGCGGGCGACCTGCACAATCCCGAGCTCCAGGCTGAAGTGGCCGACTACATCGCCGAGTTCCACCATTTCTGTTCCTGCACGCATGAGGCGGAGCGCCGCTCGGTCTCCTGA
- the fdxA gene encoding ferredoxin FdxA, with protein MAFVVAEPCIKCKYTDCVEVCPVDCFHEGPNFLVIDPDECIDCTLCEPECPVTAIFREEELPDKWEHYTELNAELSQDWPVITEQKDPPPDADEWADVEEKYDQLER; from the coding sequence ATGGCATTTGTCGTGGCCGAGCCCTGCATCAAGTGCAAATACACCGACTGCGTGGAGGTCTGCCCGGTCGATTGCTTCCACGAAGGCCCGAACTTCCTGGTCATCGACCCCGACGAGTGCATCGATTGCACCCTCTGCGAGCCCGAGTGCCCGGTGACGGCCATTTTCCGGGAAGAAGAGCTACCCGATAAATGGGAGCACTATACGGAGCTGAACGCGGAGCTCTCCCAGGACTGGCCGGTCATCACCGAGCAGAAGGACCCGCCGCCGGACGCCGACGAATGGGCCGACGTGGAAGAGAAGTACGACCAGCTCGAGCGCTGA
- a CDS encoding phosphoribulokinase — translation MSTKHPIVAVTGSSGAGTTTVKNAFNDIFRRENITPAVIEGDSFHAYERSEMKEKMAAAESKGENFSHFGPEANHFDKLEELFKTYGETGSGQRRFYIHSDEEATEHNERLGIDKAPGQFTPWEDLPQSDLLFYEGLHGGVANAEAGVDVAQWTDLLVGVVPAVNLEWIQKISRDTAERGYDASVVTHTILRRMHDYVHYITPQFSRTHINFQRVPLVDTSNPFIARDIPTPDESMVVIHFNAYKDQDWPYLMSMIQGSFMSRPNTLVVPGPKMGFAMELILNPIIHELMKKKN, via the coding sequence ATGTCCACAAAGCACCCGATCGTTGCGGTGACGGGCTCCTCCGGTGCCGGTACTACCACCGTCAAGAACGCGTTCAACGACATCTTCCGCCGCGAGAACATCACGCCGGCGGTCATAGAAGGCGACAGCTTCCACGCCTACGAGCGCTCCGAGATGAAGGAGAAGATGGCGGCCGCCGAGTCCAAGGGCGAGAACTTCAGCCATTTCGGCCCCGAGGCCAACCACTTCGACAAGCTCGAGGAGCTGTTCAAGACCTACGGCGAGACCGGCTCCGGACAGCGCCGCTTCTACATCCATAGCGATGAAGAGGCCACCGAGCACAACGAGCGTCTGGGTATCGACAAGGCGCCCGGCCAGTTCACCCCCTGGGAAGACCTGCCCCAGTCCGACCTGCTTTTCTACGAGGGACTCCACGGCGGCGTGGCGAATGCCGAGGCGGGCGTGGACGTCGCCCAGTGGACCGACCTCCTGGTGGGCGTGGTTCCCGCGGTGAACCTGGAGTGGATCCAGAAGATCAGCCGTGATACCGCGGAACGCGGCTATGACGCCAGCGTGGTGACCCATACCATCCTGCGCCGGATGCACGATTACGTGCACTACATCACGCCGCAGTTCTCCCGCACCCATATCAACTTCCAGCGGGTGCCGCTGGTGGACACCTCCAATCCCTTTATCGCCCGGGACATCCCCACGCCGGACGAGTCCATGGTGGTAATCCACTTCAACGCCTACAAGGATCAGGACTGGCCCTATCTGATGTCCATGATCCAGGGCTCGTTCATGTCCCGCCCGAACACGCTCGTGGTGCCCGGCCCCAAGATGGGCTTCGCCATGGAGCTGATCCTGAACCCCATTATCCACGAGCTGATGAAAAAGAAGAACTGA
- the glnA gene encoding type I glutamate--ammonia ligase: MAQGADKVFRMIEEHNARFVDLRFTDPRGKWQHMTLPAHGLDEDTFEEGFTFDGSSIDGWKEIHESDMLLVPDPETAFLDPFFEEPTIVLACDVAEPDTMEGYNRDPRSVAKRAEAYLKSSGIGDTAFFGPEPEFFMFDSVRWDVKMEKCGYEIDSEEGVWNSGADFEGGNWGHRPAVKGGYFPVPPVDSSQDIRSAMSLVMEEVGITPEIHHHEVATANQNEVGFRFAEGVAQGDQLQKFKYIVHNVAHAYGKTATFMPKPVVGDNGTGMHVHMSIWKDGNNTFAGDKYAGLSQEAIYYIGGIIKHAKALNAFTNASTNSYKRLVPGFEAPVLLAYSNRNRSASIRIPAVGSPKGRRIEVRFPDPTANPYLAFSALLMAGIDGIENKIDPGEALDKNLYDLPPEELEDVPHVAASFEEALDALDADREFLTKGGVFTDDAIDGYLELRREEVDQVRMTTHPVEFALYYSV; the protein is encoded by the coding sequence ATGGCCCAAGGCGCCGACAAAGTCTTTCGCATGATCGAGGAGCACAACGCGCGCTTCGTTGATCTCCGGTTCACGGACCCCCGCGGCAAGTGGCAGCACATGACCCTTCCCGCCCACGGTCTGGATGAGGATACCTTCGAGGAAGGCTTCACCTTCGACGGTTCCTCCATCGACGGCTGGAAGGAGATCCACGAGTCCGACATGCTCCTGGTACCGGACCCGGAGACCGCCTTCCTCGATCCCTTCTTCGAGGAGCCCACCATCGTGCTGGCCTGCGACGTGGCCGAGCCGGACACCATGGAGGGCTACAACCGTGACCCCCGCTCCGTGGCCAAGCGCGCCGAGGCCTACCTGAAATCCAGCGGCATCGGCGATACCGCCTTCTTCGGCCCCGAGCCCGAGTTCTTCATGTTCGATTCGGTGCGCTGGGACGTGAAGATGGAGAAGTGCGGCTACGAGATCGACTCCGAGGAAGGCGTCTGGAACTCCGGCGCCGATTTCGAGGGCGGCAACTGGGGCCACCGTCCCGCGGTGAAGGGCGGATACTTCCCGGTTCCCCCCGTGGACTCCAGCCAGGACATCCGCTCCGCCATGAGCCTGGTGATGGAAGAGGTGGGCATCACCCCGGAGATCCACCACCACGAGGTGGCCACCGCCAACCAGAACGAGGTGGGCTTCCGCTTCGCCGAGGGCGTGGCGCAGGGCGATCAGCTGCAGAAATTCAAGTACATCGTCCACAACGTGGCCCACGCCTACGGCAAGACCGCCACCTTCATGCCCAAGCCGGTGGTGGGCGACAACGGCACCGGCATGCATGTGCACATGTCCATCTGGAAGGACGGCAACAACACTTTTGCCGGCGACAAGTATGCGGGGCTGTCCCAGGAGGCGATCTACTACATCGGCGGCATCATCAAGCACGCCAAGGCACTCAACGCCTTTACCAACGCCTCCACCAACAGCTACAAGCGCCTGGTTCCCGGCTTCGAGGCGCCCGTGCTGCTGGCCTATTCCAACCGCAACCGTTCCGCCAGCATCCGCATCCCGGCAGTGGGCTCGCCCAAGGGCCGGCGCATCGAGGTCCGCTTCCCGGACCCCACGGCCAACCCCTATCTGGCCTTCTCGGCGCTGCTGATGGCCGGCATCGACGGCATCGAGAACAAGATCGATCCCGGCGAGGCGCTTGACAAGAACCTGTACGACCTGCCGCCCGAGGAGCTCGAGGACGTGCCCCATGTCGCCGCCTCCTTCGAGGAAGCGCTCGACGCCCTCGACGCCGACCGCGAATTCCTGACCAAGGGCGGCGTATTCACCGACGATGCCATCGACGGCTATCTCGAGCTGCGGCGCGAGGAGGTGGACCAGGTGCGCATGACCACCCATCCGGTGGAATTCGCCCTGTACTACAGCGTTTAA
- the glnD gene encoding [protein-PII] uridylyltransferase, whose amino-acid sequence MLPGPQPPYRLPHRERIFAERDFPKLVAGLQRLHPPPSGWTGTVKASFLELFRDAYEDGRGFLRQRFEEGATGREIVRGHAYLTDRLLQQLWRLMPDYLEDARRAAPLCILAVGGYGRAELHPHSDIDLLILHDDTAVTAAAFAEPFLHFLWDMGLPVSHALRTPAECVSDAETDVTIRTTMLEARLLAGDRDLFDRFRRDFRKRGRGDPAAFIADKQEEQRQRHQRYGGPVYNLEPNVKESWGGLRDLHLLFWVARHLYDAATLRDLVKQGVLSAAELRSLSRAQEFLWRVRNGLHYLTERNENRLQFDHQRTLAARFGYRDTAATLAVEKFMKRYYRTLRQVVALTNIGLQTLQQTGPAPATRPAGPGMRYRGEYLEATDPLRFQTDPAHILTFFTNLQQLDQMPPLEAGTLRALWSGSRRVDSTVRSDERVQEGIIRLLSVPGRVAGVLRRMNTYGLLGRFIPEFGRIVGQTQHNLYHIYPVDEHTLRAMEMADYFYREDPSVLGESSLACRLARTIRHPEILYLGLLCHDIAKGQGGDHSLLGTRVARRMGRRLGLDPEDAETAAWLVQYHLYLSQTSQKRDIHDPEVIAEVAYRVRTQERLDLLFLLTEADMRATGPKVWNTWKAQLLTDLYFNVRQALRTGVPADTRARARRIRHRIIETLSAEGFGREEVRAHLKRTGQDYLLHYHPEELAQHTRILLNGSGPTIVEVAPHSRAGGTEILLYTPDRAGLFTLATGTLAGLGLNIMEAKVHTTRDHWALDTFIVLDQEDRPVADPRDRERIRGHLYTALTQPAHLPPAPSRQGYRERAQRHFHTPVRVQFYRGSTPEETVAEVIAPDAPGVLYRIARIFSEFGCQIHAAKVATFGERTEDTFELSHQGPPEDRDARRRALAEAIRREFEPETAPS is encoded by the coding sequence ATGCTTCCCGGCCCCCAGCCACCCTACCGGCTGCCCCATCGCGAGCGGATATTCGCCGAGCGCGACTTCCCCAAGCTGGTGGCCGGACTGCAGCGTCTGCACCCGCCCCCCAGCGGCTGGACCGGCACGGTCAAGGCCTCCTTCCTGGAGCTCTTCCGGGACGCCTATGAGGACGGCCGGGGCTTCCTCCGACAGCGCTTCGAGGAAGGCGCCACCGGCCGGGAGATCGTCCGCGGCCACGCCTATCTGACCGACCGTCTCCTCCAGCAGCTTTGGCGCCTGATGCCGGACTACCTGGAGGACGCGAGGCGGGCGGCGCCGCTGTGCATCCTGGCGGTGGGCGGATACGGCCGGGCGGAGCTGCACCCGCACTCCGATATCGACCTGCTGATCCTGCACGACGACACGGCCGTAACAGCCGCCGCCTTCGCGGAGCCCTTCCTTCATTTCCTCTGGGACATGGGCCTGCCCGTCAGCCACGCCCTGCGCACCCCGGCGGAGTGCGTGAGCGACGCGGAAACCGACGTCACCATCCGTACCACCATGCTGGAGGCGCGACTCCTGGCCGGGGACCGCGACCTCTTCGACCGTTTCCGGCGCGACTTCCGGAAGCGGGGAAGGGGCGATCCGGCGGCTTTCATCGCCGACAAGCAGGAGGAGCAGCGGCAGCGCCATCAGCGCTACGGCGGGCCGGTCTACAACCTGGAGCCCAACGTCAAGGAGAGCTGGGGCGGTCTGCGCGATCTGCACCTGCTGTTCTGGGTGGCCCGGCACCTCTACGACGCCGCCACCCTGCGCGACCTGGTGAAGCAGGGCGTCCTGTCCGCGGCCGAGCTCCGCTCCCTGTCCCGCGCCCAGGAATTCCTGTGGCGGGTGCGCAACGGACTGCACTATCTCACCGAGCGCAACGAGAACCGCCTGCAGTTCGACCATCAGCGCACCCTGGCCGCCCGCTTCGGCTACCGGGATACCGCCGCCACCCTGGCGGTGGAGAAGTTCATGAAGCGCTACTACCGGACGCTTCGACAGGTGGTGGCGCTCACCAATATCGGCCTTCAGACCCTGCAGCAGACCGGGCCGGCCCCGGCCACCCGCCCCGCGGGGCCGGGCATGCGCTATCGGGGCGAGTACCTGGAGGCCACCGACCCTCTGCGTTTCCAGACGGATCCCGCCCACATCCTGACCTTCTTCACCAACCTCCAGCAGCTGGACCAGATGCCGCCCCTGGAGGCCGGCACCCTGCGCGCCCTCTGGTCCGGCTCGCGCAGGGTGGACAGCACGGTGCGAAGCGACGAGCGCGTGCAGGAGGGGATCATCCGGCTGCTGAGCGTTCCCGGCCGGGTGGCCGGGGTGCTGCGGCGCATGAACACCTACGGCCTGCTGGGCCGTTTTATCCCGGAGTTCGGCCGTATCGTCGGCCAGACCCAGCACAACCTCTACCACATCTATCCCGTTGACGAGCACACCCTGCGCGCCATGGAGATGGCGGACTATTTCTACCGCGAGGATCCCTCCGTGCTTGGGGAGTCTTCCCTGGCCTGCCGGCTGGCCCGGACCATCCGCCACCCGGAGATCCTCTACCTTGGCCTGCTTTGTCATGACATCGCCAAGGGCCAGGGCGGCGACCACTCCCTGCTGGGTACCCGGGTGGCCCGCCGTATGGGCCGCCGCCTGGGATTGGACCCCGAGGACGCCGAAACGGCGGCCTGGCTGGTGCAGTACCACCTCTACCTGTCCCAGACCAGTCAGAAGCGCGACATCCACGATCCCGAGGTGATCGCCGAGGTGGCCTACCGGGTCCGCACCCAGGAGCGTCTGGACCTCCTGTTCCTGCTGACCGAGGCGGACATGCGGGCCACCGGCCCCAAGGTCTGGAACACCTGGAAGGCCCAGCTGCTCACGGACCTCTACTTCAATGTCCGCCAGGCGCTGCGTACCGGGGTTCCCGCCGACACCCGGGCACGCGCCCGGCGAATCCGGCACCGGATAATCGAAACGCTGAGCGCGGAGGGATTCGGGCGGGAGGAGGTGCGCGCGCACCTGAAACGGACCGGTCAGGACTACCTGCTGCATTACCATCCGGAGGAGCTGGCCCAGCACACGCGCATCCTCCTGAACGGCTCCGGACCCACCATCGTGGAAGTGGCCCCGCACAGCCGGGCGGGGGGCACGGAGATACTGCTCTACACGCCGGACCGGGCAGGCCTGTTCACGCTGGCTACCGGCACCCTGGCGGGTTTGGGACTGAACATCATGGAGGCCAAAGTCCACACCACGCGCGATCACTGGGCGCTGGACACCTTCATCGTCCTCGACCAGGAGGACCGCCCGGTCGCCGACCCGCGGGACCGTGAAAGGATCCGCGGGCACCTGTACACCGCGCTGACCCAGCCCGCCCATCTGCCGCCGGCACCGAGCCGCCAGGGGTACAGGGAGCGCGCCCAGCGCCACTTCCACACCCCGGTTCGGGTACAGTTCTATCGGGGAAGCACTCCCGAGGAAACTGTCGCCGAGGTGATCGCACCCGATGCCCCGGGGGTTCTCTACCGCATCGCCCGCATATTCTCGGAGTTCGGCTGCCAGATCCACGCCGCCAAGGTGGCCACCTTCGGGGAGCGCACCGAGGACACCTTCGAGCTTTCCCACCAGGGCCCGCCGGAAGACAGGGATGCGCGCCGTCGGGCCCTGGCCGAGGCCATCCGGCGAGAATTCGAGCCGGAAACGGCCCCCTCCTGA
- the glnL gene encoding nitrogen regulation protein NR(II), protein MKQPNPMQILDSLATAVLTFDDRLHLDWMNPAAEELFAIGLRQGQNRDFEGLFPDRTNLVQRAQEVLAQPRVVSEREVWLQCPGDSGRLVDITLSPLPLEGDRLGLLVEATLSDRRSRIAQEGRRIEEQRALRRVIRGLAHEVKNPLGGLRGAAQLLAAHLPDPDLTEYTEVIEHEVNRLLKLLDSLQGPRHTRHREPVNIHQVLERVRRLVSAEAPQEVSILQDYDPSLPEITADFDQLVQVFLNLAQNAVQAVSQQEEGRVILRTRVERNYTIEGNRHPLALRVEVADNGPGIPEAEQNQIFYPLVTSRAEGRGLGLSIAQDLITAHGGVIDLQSAPGHTVFQVTLPLTPPANGEANENGNRSL, encoded by the coding sequence ATGAAACAGCCGAATCCCATGCAGATCCTCGACTCCCTGGCCACGGCGGTGCTGACCTTCGATGACCGGCTGCATCTGGATTGGATGAATCCCGCCGCCGAGGAGCTTTTCGCCATCGGCCTACGTCAGGGACAGAACCGCGATTTCGAGGGCCTGTTCCCAGACCGCACCAATCTGGTGCAACGGGCGCAGGAGGTGCTCGCCCAGCCGCGCGTGGTCAGCGAGCGGGAGGTCTGGCTCCAATGTCCGGGCGACTCGGGGCGCCTCGTGGACATCACCCTATCCCCACTACCGCTGGAGGGGGACCGGCTCGGACTGCTCGTGGAGGCCACCCTCTCCGACCGGCGGTCCCGCATCGCCCAGGAGGGGCGGCGCATCGAGGAGCAGCGCGCACTCCGCCGGGTCATCCGCGGGCTGGCCCACGAGGTGAAGAACCCGCTCGGTGGTCTGCGGGGGGCAGCCCAGCTGCTCGCGGCCCACCTCCCCGACCCCGACCTCACCGAGTACACGGAGGTGATCGAGCACGAGGTCAACCGCCTCCTCAAGCTACTGGATTCTCTCCAGGGCCCCCGGCACACGCGGCACCGGGAACCGGTGAACATTCACCAGGTCCTGGAACGGGTGCGGCGGCTGGTCAGCGCGGAAGCGCCCCAGGAGGTCTCCATCCTCCAGGACTACGACCCGAGCCTTCCGGAGATCACGGCGGATTTCGACCAGCTGGTCCAGGTATTCCTCAACCTCGCCCAGAACGCGGTGCAGGCCGTATCCCAGCAGGAGGAAGGCCGGGTCATCCTCCGCACCCGGGTGGAGCGGAACTACACCATCGAGGGCAACCGGCATCCCCTCGCCCTGCGCGTTGAGGTTGCCGACAACGGACCCGGGATCCCGGAAGCGGAGCAGAACCAGATCTTCTACCCGCTCGTGACCAGCCGCGCCGAAGGGCGCGGTCTGGGACTGTCCATCGCCCAGGACCTGATCACCGCCCACGGCGGGGTGATCGATCTCCAGAGCGCGCCGGGTCACACCGTGTTCCAGGTAACCCTCCCCTTGACTCCCCCGGCGAACGGGGAGGCCAACGAAAACGGGAACCGCAGCTTATGA
- a CDS encoding sulfotransferase, producing MNKPKVFCVGLNKTGTTSLEKEMLRLDYVVGDEMKGKALIDPWAHRDFRPIIRLCRTAQFFQDAPFSWPYTFVALDQAFPGSKFMLTVRDSEEAWYHSLIRFLGQKWGNGKVPPDAEDLKAAPGPYPGFRFHVHMMLQQVPESDLFNKDVLLDFYRTHNNLVRDYFRHRPSDLLVLNVKRDRDYVRFCEFLGVVQDRAGFPWENKT from the coding sequence ATGAACAAGCCCAAGGTGTTCTGTGTGGGGTTGAACAAGACCGGGACCACCTCGCTGGAAAAGGAGATGCTGCGCCTGGATTACGTGGTGGGGGACGAGATGAAGGGCAAGGCCCTGATCGACCCGTGGGCACATCGGGATTTCCGCCCCATCATACGGCTGTGCCGGACGGCGCAGTTCTTTCAGGATGCGCCTTTCAGCTGGCCCTATACCTTCGTGGCCCTGGACCAAGCATTCCCGGGCAGCAAGTTCATGCTGACCGTTCGCGATAGCGAGGAGGCGTGGTACCACTCACTGATCCGGTTTCTGGGGCAGAAGTGGGGAAACGGCAAGGTGCCGCCGGATGCGGAGGATTTGAAAGCCGCCCCCGGACCGTATCCGGGCTTCCGGTTCCATGTGCACATGATGCTGCAACAGGTGCCGGAGTCCGACCTCTTCAATAAGGATGTGCTGCTCGACTTCTACCGTACCCACAACAACCTGGTCAGGGACTACTTTCGGCACCGCCCGTCGGACCTGCTGGTCCTGAACGTGAAGAGGGATCGCGATTACGTCCGCTTTTGCGAGTTCCTGGGGGTGGTCCAGGATCGGGCAGGTTTCCCCTGGGAGAACAAGACCTAA
- a CDS encoding DsrE family protein, with translation MKKIVLAVTGLLMGLVLSASAGAQMGMDGPKPKVVFHVDYPGVRRFSGQLTSVYNMVHHYRNQLIDYDVRIVANSFGVRYFTDKPLENTPFEAGKALRERREDLRGRVKSLMSTYDVQVAICDITREQLGISKDAFYEGVTFVESGVVEVAKLQQKGFAYIKAE, from the coding sequence ATGAAAAAGATCGTTCTGGCCGTGACGGGGCTGCTGATGGGGCTCGTGCTCAGCGCGTCGGCCGGGGCCCAGATGGGAATGGACGGCCCGAAGCCCAAGGTGGTCTTCCATGTGGATTACCCGGGCGTTCGCCGTTTTTCGGGGCAGCTCACCAGCGTCTACAACATGGTGCACCATTACCGGAACCAGCTCATCGATTACGACGTGCGCATCGTGGCCAATTCCTTCGGGGTGCGCTACTTCACCGACAAGCCCCTCGAGAATACCCCCTTCGAGGCTGGAAAGGCGCTGCGGGAGCGCCGGGAGGATCTCCGGGGGCGGGTGAAATCGCTGATGAGCACCTACGACGTGCAGGTCGCCATCTGCGACATTACCCGGGAACAGCTGGGCATCTCCAAAGACGCCTTCTATGAGGGGGTCACCTTCGTTGAGTCGGGCGTGGTGGAGGTGGCGAAGCTCCAGCAGAAGGGATTCGCCTACATCAAGGCGGAGTGA